A window of the Streptomyces formicae genome harbors these coding sequences:
- a CDS encoding helicase associated domain-containing protein gives MSRVAARYRLTAKELIGALVDVGRRPNLFTVRPDGEVVFNAEARAVVAAFCRMPEEHLHRALPAWGRDVPSSRLGSGPAAWVRTPATIPPTGPGCRACTATATQGREEARRYLQPHGRVCVKHQCWMLETPVVDGATAGPGQLDLLYAPQIGAAQRRHVRLLRRYPHAAEAFTVAQAILAAWWDEPWPEEILWPDRLRLMAPGNDLAWRAAARDAVTYPEAVTLTAALTDPGVQQQLLDDTGQHQPHALADVPSFVDELARRLERPWIAGRLNAITTGPLNAWVRACVRTQAGHKPKTRSMWHVSPPHRPAPITRLLAETRPVDEAPGKTESAGAPAPDVAETAKGFARGLRHARAYATEHGHLCIPYRYEKDGFQLGLWLSNQRAAGPQLSPERSLALAALDPWWNPAWSTLWQRIYLRARRLLDSGTDIRPEQGFPGTSENLGTWLYRQCQVYSSLHPQQRRLLAQIGISAEAARHALPRRRNLAEARDRGLTNARAYWKQHGHLCASATDTYADFPIGQWLTNHRVRARRGILDPALTQQLDTMDPWWAPPWPSDWQRACYTVRDLVRSGHPLDPGSAFAAFDDELGQWLYTQCVSYPGLAVEQRRQLAAVGLTEQTVATARPNPATHRPSLETGLHYARSYAALHGDLNASPSDRHEGFPVGGWLARQRHQANLYTGKFAAPYPADSLLAAVDPWWNPPWNGDWQINHRAARKLVEDGLRLLPAQGFPGTPDWTGQWLYTQCVAYQNLHPGQQHRLTQLGITATNAPTARPRRVTQQSSFDTGLGHARSYAARHGHLAVPRSANHHGYRLGTWLAHQRKRAANGRLPHRRAEALDVLDSWWNPSWGLPWQITYHAVRNEIHGHALNAAAGFPGLPPAATRWLLTQCTNYDDLHPGQQELLTGLGITPQDAHAARPQQETRTRRRTGASRSRPTTVSSSIDGGLPYARSYAHTHGGLGTAHYTTEHDGFPLGWWLYEQRKRAVAHLRRTGLPWPHDTQLTALDPWWNPPGGSPGTTATTKPTPTTQPATPSPARPPNGSAPSSAPGTSSTPTNNTS, from the coding sequence ATGAGCAGAGTCGCCGCCCGGTACAGGCTCACGGCCAAAGAGCTCATCGGCGCGCTCGTGGACGTGGGACGGCGGCCCAATCTGTTCACGGTGCGACCCGATGGCGAAGTGGTCTTCAACGCCGAGGCCCGGGCGGTGGTCGCCGCCTTCTGCCGCATGCCCGAAGAACACCTGCACCGTGCCCTGCCGGCCTGGGGCAGGGACGTTCCCTCGAGCAGACTCGGGAGCGGGCCGGCCGCCTGGGTCCGCACCCCAGCCACGATCCCGCCGACTGGACCAGGATGCCGGGCCTGCACCGCGACCGCCACACAGGGCCGGGAGGAAGCACGCCGCTACCTCCAGCCCCACGGCCGGGTATGCGTCAAGCACCAGTGCTGGATGCTGGAAACACCCGTCGTCGACGGGGCAACGGCGGGCCCCGGGCAGCTCGACCTGCTGTATGCGCCGCAGATCGGGGCGGCCCAGCGCCGTCATGTACGGCTGCTGCGACGCTATCCGCACGCTGCCGAAGCATTCACCGTGGCGCAAGCGATTCTGGCTGCATGGTGGGACGAGCCCTGGCCGGAAGAGATCCTCTGGCCCGACCGGCTGCGACTGATGGCACCCGGCAACGACCTCGCATGGCGTGCCGCGGCGCGGGATGCGGTTACCTATCCCGAAGCCGTCACGCTGACCGCGGCCTTGACCGACCCGGGCGTACAGCAGCAGCTACTCGATGACACGGGCCAACATCAGCCGCACGCGCTGGCCGATGTCCCCAGCTTCGTCGACGAACTGGCCCGGCGCCTTGAGCGGCCATGGATCGCCGGTCGCCTCAACGCCATCACGACAGGCCCGCTGAACGCCTGGGTACGCGCCTGCGTACGCACCCAGGCCGGGCACAAGCCGAAGACACGCAGCATGTGGCACGTCTCCCCGCCCCACCGGCCCGCACCGATCACCCGGCTCCTGGCCGAAACCCGGCCCGTCGACGAAGCGCCCGGAAAAACGGAGTCGGCGGGGGCGCCGGCCCCAGACGTGGCTGAGACCGCCAAGGGGTTCGCGCGCGGCCTGCGCCACGCCCGTGCCTACGCCACCGAGCACGGCCACCTCTGCATTCCTTACCGGTACGAAAAGGACGGGTTCCAACTCGGCCTGTGGCTGTCCAACCAGCGCGCAGCAGGCCCCCAGCTCTCCCCTGAGCGCAGCCTGGCCCTGGCCGCTCTTGACCCGTGGTGGAATCCTGCGTGGAGCACGCTGTGGCAGCGCATCTATCTGCGCGCACGACGGCTGCTGGACTCAGGCACCGACATCAGACCCGAGCAGGGCTTCCCGGGCACCAGCGAGAATCTCGGCACCTGGCTGTACCGGCAGTGCCAGGTCTACAGCAGCCTCCACCCCCAGCAGCGCAGACTACTGGCACAGATCGGCATCAGTGCCGAGGCCGCCCGCCACGCACTGCCGCGGCGTCGCAACCTCGCCGAGGCCCGTGACCGGGGCCTGACCAACGCACGCGCCTACTGGAAGCAGCACGGGCACCTTTGTGCGAGCGCTACTGATACGTACGCCGACTTCCCAATCGGCCAATGGCTGACCAACCACCGCGTACGCGCCCGACGCGGCATTCTCGATCCCGCCCTCACGCAGCAGTTGGACACAATGGATCCGTGGTGGGCGCCACCCTGGCCCTCCGACTGGCAGCGAGCCTGCTACACGGTGCGCGATCTTGTCCGCTCCGGCCACCCCCTCGACCCCGGAAGCGCCTTTGCAGCCTTCGATGACGAGCTCGGTCAATGGCTATACACCCAATGTGTGTCCTACCCCGGCTTGGCAGTGGAACAGCGCCGACAGCTCGCGGCCGTCGGACTGACTGAGCAGACTGTCGCAACCGCCCGCCCCAACCCCGCCACCCACAGGCCGTCCCTGGAGACCGGTCTCCACTACGCCCGCTCCTACGCGGCACTGCACGGCGACCTCAACGCATCACCCTCCGACCGGCACGAGGGCTTCCCCGTCGGAGGCTGGCTGGCCCGCCAGCGGCACCAAGCCAACCTCTACACTGGCAAGTTCGCCGCGCCCTACCCAGCCGACTCGCTCCTGGCAGCCGTCGACCCGTGGTGGAACCCCCCGTGGAACGGGGACTGGCAGATCAACCACCGCGCCGCCCGCAAACTCGTCGAAGACGGTCTCAGGCTCCTCCCTGCACAAGGATTCCCCGGCACCCCCGACTGGACTGGGCAGTGGCTCTACACCCAGTGCGTCGCCTACCAGAACCTCCACCCGGGGCAGCAACACAGGCTCACGCAACTCGGCATCACCGCCACCAATGCCCCCACCGCACGGCCCCGTCGCGTCACCCAGCAATCCTCATTCGACACCGGCCTGGGCCACGCCCGCTCCTACGCTGCCCGACACGGACACCTCGCCGTGCCCAGAAGCGCGAACCACCACGGCTACCGGCTGGGGACATGGCTCGCCCACCAACGCAAACGGGCCGCCAACGGCCGACTCCCCCACCGTCGCGCCGAGGCCCTCGACGTCCTTGACTCATGGTGGAACCCATCCTGGGGCCTACCATGGCAAATCACCTACCATGCCGTCAGAAACGAGATCCACGGCCACGCTCTGAACGCGGCCGCAGGTTTCCCCGGACTCCCTCCAGCCGCCACCAGATGGCTGCTCACCCAGTGCACCAACTATGACGACCTCCATCCGGGCCAGCAGGAACTCCTGACCGGCCTCGGCATAACACCCCAGGACGCACACGCCGCCCGCCCCCAGCAGGAAACACGCACGCGCCGCAGAACCGGCGCCAGCCGGTCGCGCCCCACAACCGTCTCGTCATCCATCGACGGCGGCCTGCCCTACGCCCGCTCCTACGCACACACTCACGGCGGACTCGGCACCGCCCACTACACCACCGAACACGACGGATTCCCCCTGGGCTGGTGGCTGTACGAGCAGCGCAAACGCGCCGTCGCCCACCTACGCCGCACTGGCCTGCCCTGGCCCCACGACACACAGCTCACCGCACTCGACCCGTGGTGGAACCCCCCTGGCGGGTCTCCTGGAACCACAGCTACCACCAAGCCCACACCCACCACACAGCCGGCCACGCCTTCCCCGGCACGACCACCAAATGGATCCGCACCCAGCAGCGCGCCTGGAACCAGCTCCACCCCCACCAACAACACCTCCTGA
- a CDS encoding ABC-three component system protein yields MAELYENEFEDFFHRLMCSRYPDFLDVRTAGSLGDMSADGLTLHSRKLYACYAPQTVKPSKIRKKFDGDLTGALAKRSGQFDTFVFVHNDRRGVHPEVTAMLSEAAASKPDLRFEQMGSRRLWHECMQLDQVTAEDVLRCEIPIKEMTFGIGMDDLEPLLKQLQELRTSSDPLMPLPDVRIEKLDFNRLEGEAREDLLRGMRQAHLVDAFYAGNMQELEHDEVAQGFRVYYEQVRRHWDDPEDVLWQLQMYVLGNAQPRPKVLRAALVVLAHFFGRCDIFEAPPTGWQPGIGISA; encoded by the coding sequence ATGGCGGAGTTGTACGAGAACGAGTTCGAGGACTTCTTCCACCGGCTCATGTGCTCGAGGTACCCAGACTTCCTGGATGTTCGGACTGCGGGCAGTCTGGGCGATATGTCGGCAGACGGTCTTACCTTGCACTCCCGCAAGCTGTACGCCTGCTACGCCCCGCAGACGGTGAAGCCGAGCAAGATCCGCAAGAAGTTCGACGGCGACCTGACCGGTGCGCTCGCCAAACGCAGTGGGCAGTTCGACACGTTCGTGTTCGTGCATAACGATCGACGCGGCGTTCACCCCGAAGTGACAGCAATGCTGTCCGAGGCCGCTGCCAGCAAGCCGGACCTGCGCTTTGAGCAGATGGGTAGCCGGCGCTTGTGGCACGAGTGCATGCAACTGGACCAAGTGACGGCGGAAGACGTCCTCCGGTGCGAGATCCCGATCAAGGAGATGACGTTCGGAATCGGGATGGATGATCTTGAGCCTCTCCTGAAGCAGCTTCAGGAACTCCGAACCTCCTCTGACCCGCTCATGCCTCTGCCGGACGTGCGCATCGAGAAACTGGACTTCAACCGGCTCGAAGGCGAAGCACGCGAGGACCTGCTCCGCGGGATGCGGCAGGCCCACCTCGTGGACGCGTTCTACGCGGGCAATATGCAGGAGCTGGAACACGATGAGGTCGCGCAGGGCTTCCGCGTGTACTACGAGCAGGTTCGCAGGCACTGGGACGATCCTGAAGACGTGCTGTGGCAGCTCCAGATGTACGTGCTGGGCAACGCACAGCCGCGGCCGAAGGTGCTGCGTGCCGCCCTCGTTGTACTCGCGCATTTCTTCGGCCGGTGCGACATTTTCGAGGCGCCTCCCACTGGCTGGCAGCCTGGGATCGGGATATCTGCATGA
- a CDS encoding ABC-three component system middle component 6, whose amino-acid sequence MITPTKGIAPDRCLLAVGAQVLLQLDEPRSVSQTWARLRTWRAEHGHASPVSFGWFVLALDVLYSMGAIELDQDILVARSMHAAPLER is encoded by the coding sequence ATGATCACTCCGACGAAGGGCATCGCGCCTGACCGGTGCCTGCTGGCCGTCGGCGCCCAGGTCCTGCTGCAGTTGGACGAACCGCGGTCGGTCAGTCAGACGTGGGCCCGGCTGAGGACATGGCGGGCCGAGCACGGCCACGCATCGCCCGTATCGTTCGGCTGGTTCGTCCTGGCACTGGACGTGCTCTACAGCATGGGCGCCATAGAGCTCGACCAGGACATCCTCGTTGCAAGGAGCATGCATGCTGCGCCGCTTGAGCGCTGA
- a CDS encoding ABC-three component system protein, with translation MLRRLSADDERFKEVSFVEGLNLIVASTTASSADTDSRNSAGKSSLIELIHFLLGSRATNTTLALNKALRHITFNLEMDWPGLSGPLAVHRSGQRAGFVTLNEDVTGTDDGAMFPRTGAVELPVERWTHLIERDLFDLRGDHPGVSGRVLLSFLARRISSHGFNEPTRTFSRQSAPEAASNLAYLLGLDWQLVDEYRQLAARKATRAQLKKAVDDPVWGRIVGSTADLRGQITLAEAQVERLRAQVAAFQVVPEYERLKDRADQVSRRIKQLAQEDVLDQHNLEELQAAVTETTDVEVDYLEPVYRELGVILNDQVRRRFEDVRTFHHSVVRNRRRFLEEEIAELTERLQSRRSERARLGEDQARLLRDLAEGGALEALTALQTALGREEAALQALRHRFEAAQTLEASARQITAKSVELQQAVDTDLQERRRQTDEAILLFSHYAQRLYGEGREAYLAIEAGRNSLTITPRIDSDGSRGISNMVIFCFDLTLAVLAHRHGRGPDFLIHDSHLYDGVDDRQVAAALKLAAEVTEEENLQYIVTINTDSLGMASQRGFDPEPYIRSPRLTDEHETGGLFGFRFKTTGKR, from the coding sequence ATGCTGCGCCGCTTGAGCGCTGACGACGAGCGTTTCAAAGAGGTGTCCTTCGTCGAAGGCCTGAACCTGATCGTCGCCTCCACCACCGCCTCGTCCGCAGACACTGACAGCCGCAACAGCGCCGGCAAGTCCAGCCTGATCGAGCTGATCCACTTCTTGCTCGGATCCCGAGCGACAAACACCACGCTCGCCCTGAACAAGGCGCTGCGGCACATCACGTTCAACCTTGAAATGGACTGGCCGGGGCTGAGCGGTCCGCTTGCTGTCCACCGCAGCGGACAGCGCGCCGGATTCGTGACACTCAACGAGGACGTGACCGGGACAGACGACGGTGCCATGTTTCCCCGCACAGGTGCGGTGGAGCTGCCCGTGGAGCGATGGACACATCTGATCGAGCGGGATCTCTTCGATCTGCGCGGTGACCACCCGGGCGTCAGCGGAAGGGTGCTGCTGTCCTTCCTCGCCCGGCGCATTTCGTCGCACGGCTTCAACGAGCCGACCCGTACCTTCTCCCGCCAGTCCGCCCCAGAAGCCGCCTCCAACCTCGCCTACCTTCTGGGCCTGGACTGGCAGCTCGTCGACGAGTACAGGCAACTGGCCGCCCGCAAGGCGACACGTGCCCAGCTGAAGAAAGCGGTCGATGACCCCGTGTGGGGGCGCATCGTGGGGTCTACCGCAGACCTCAGGGGCCAGATCACGCTGGCCGAGGCGCAGGTGGAACGGCTCCGTGCACAGGTTGCAGCCTTTCAGGTCGTCCCCGAGTACGAACGCCTCAAGGACAGAGCGGACCAGGTCAGCCGGCGCATCAAGCAACTGGCGCAGGAAGATGTGCTCGACCAGCACAACCTCGAAGAGCTCCAGGCAGCCGTCACCGAGACCACCGACGTCGAGGTCGACTACCTTGAGCCCGTCTACCGCGAGCTCGGCGTCATCCTCAACGATCAGGTCCGCCGCCGGTTCGAAGATGTGAGGACGTTCCACCACTCAGTGGTCCGCAACCGTCGGCGCTTCCTGGAAGAAGAGATCGCCGAACTCACAGAGCGGCTTCAGTCACGCCGCTCGGAGCGGGCACGCTTGGGCGAGGACCAAGCCCGCCTCCTTCGAGACCTTGCCGAGGGAGGAGCGCTGGAGGCTCTGACGGCCCTGCAGACAGCCCTCGGACGTGAAGAGGCCGCTCTCCAGGCTCTGCGTCACCGTTTCGAAGCGGCTCAGACCCTCGAAGCGAGCGCCCGGCAGATCACCGCGAAGAGCGTGGAACTGCAGCAGGCCGTTGACACCGATCTCCAGGAGCGCCGCCGGCAGACCGACGAAGCCATCCTGCTGTTCTCTCACTACGCCCAGCGCCTCTACGGGGAAGGACGCGAGGCCTACCTCGCCATCGAGGCCGGCCGCAACAGCCTGACCATCACCCCGCGCATCGACAGCGACGGCAGCCGCGGCATCAGCAACATGGTCATCTTCTGTTTCGACCTGACCCTCGCGGTCCTGGCACACCGACACGGCCGTGGCCCCGACTTCCTCATCCACGACAGCCACCTCTACGACGGCGTCGACGACCGGCAAGTCGCCGCTGCCCTAAAACTGGCCGCCGAAGTCACCGAAGAAGAGAACCTGCAGTACATCGTCACGATCAACACCGACAGCCTCGGCATGGCCTCTCAACGCGGCTTCGATCCCGAGCCCTACATCCGAAGCCCCCGCCTCACCGACGAACACGAAACCGGCGGCCTCTTCGGCTTCCGTTTCAAAACAACCGGCAAGAGATAG